Proteins co-encoded in one Arachis hypogaea cultivar Tifrunner chromosome 11, arahy.Tifrunner.gnm2.J5K5, whole genome shotgun sequence genomic window:
- the LOC112723018 gene encoding uncharacterized protein: MATEILRPQDCLIERIRVPPASFSRRRNYPNNYSNYHNSNNFSNQHAAASRSSSRKPVTRPDQRKRAVVASSPPLVAEAAALPLRRPSSADDSRLSRSSGLAVDKVTILRRGQSLDSTTAPAVNSDMYAGSAFAVSPSPSALPLPSFQTKKQPSPAVDDSATRDLRRLLRLE; this comes from the coding sequence ATGGCAACGGAGATTTTGCGGCCTCAGGATTGTTTAATTGAACGGATCAGGGTTCCTCCGGCGTCGTTTTCGCGGCGGAGAAATTACCCCAACAACTACAGTAACTATCATAATAGTAATAATTTTAGCAATCAGCATGCGGCGGCATCAAGATCCAGCTCCCGGAAGCCCGTTACCCGACCCGATCAGAGGAAACGGGCTGTAGTTGCCAGTTCACCCCCTCTAGTTGCAGAGGCCGCCGCGCTGCCATTAAGGAGACCTAGCAGCGCTGACGATTCTAGGTTGTCCAGGAGTAGCGGTTTGGCGGTCGATAAGGTGACGATTCTCCGGAGGGGGCAGTCGCTGGATTCGACGACGGCGCCCGCCGTGAATAGCGACATGTATGCTGGATCAGCGTTCGCGGTGTCTCCGTCGCCTAGCGCGCTCCCTCTTCCTTCTTTTCAGACGAAGAAGCAGCCCTCTCCGGCGGTGGATGACTCCGCAACCAGAGATCTGAGGCGTCTGCTCCGGCTCGAGTAA